The following is a genomic window from Rutidosis leptorrhynchoides isolate AG116_Rl617_1_P2 chromosome 8, CSIRO_AGI_Rlap_v1, whole genome shotgun sequence.
GTTTTTAACTAACCATCAATGGCTATCCATAATGTTGAAGATATTCCAAGCAGAATCTCCTCAATTTATCTTGATCGTGTCAGAATTGCATTCCCCAAATTTTTGGGGCCGATGCTATTATTCCAGGTCCATATGATCTTGCCTCTCGTCCTCCTTCTGGAAAGGTTGCCATTTACGGTCATGCTCTATATTTTTCTCATCTGCGAATTCCTTTTATAAAATTCTTCTTAGACGTCTGTTGCTTCTATGGTGTTAGTGTTGGGCAATTTGAGCCTATGTCCATTCATAAAATCATGCTGTTTGAGATGTACTGCAGGGCTCGAGATATTACCCCTTCTGTGCGTCTTTTTTCTAATTTTGCAACCATAAAACCTTTTGATAAAGAATAGTTTTGTCTTACTCTGGATGGATTTTTGCTTAATTCTAGTGATACCAATGAAAATTGGCAGAGTACTTTTTTCTTTATTAACAGCGAAGTTATTCCCAATGATTGCTTGAAAGCTCGTTATTGGTGTACCGCACTTGATCCTCCTAAAATTATTCATCCGAGGATAACTCCCGATGAACGAAAATTGTTAAATACCATTAAAAAAGAGAAGATTCCAAATCGTCAATATCCAGAACATATGCTCTCTTTATGTTCCATCAACGCTGAATGGGATGCAGAAACACGTGGTTGTGCCATTGTTATGGTGAAAAACAAAGGTATAATCTGATTAGAATTTGGTTATCTATTGTTATTATCTGTATAATAATTACTGTATACTTATGCTTTTTAGTGATTACTCCGCTCTCCGCCATGCGTTACACCAGATTTAATGAACTGCAATTTAGATCTGAAAAATTGGTTGATGAGACGCTCGAGAATAGTTTGTGAGAAAATGAgcttgaggatgatgatgatgttccTTTAAATCGAGCAAATTCGAGGAAACGTCGTGCTACTGGTAACCTCTCTTTTGAATCAATAGCAGAAGAAACCTTTATTGCTTTTTCCATATGCCCAGCAATGGTGGCTATTATAATGTTGATCCTGATAAATAAGCAATATTGAATTGTGAATCTTCTTTTCTGGATTGGAAAAACTTCTTGAATAACAACTGTTATTTTAATTCAGCCTTGGCAGCGAAGGAAGAAGCACAGAAGAAACTTGCTCTTTCACCTCCAGCTCAGCGTAGCAGAATAGGGGAAAGCAGTCCACAAATTAGCATTCCCAATTTAGATACTACTGGCTTAACAACTCTCTTAGCTGGTCCTCCTGGTAATTATGAGGATTTTATGAAGTATCTTAAAGCGATGCTGTCGCCTTCACTTATTAAATTCTTTGAGAGTTTATCTGATGGTGATGCTCGAAAATGTCAAGCACAAGGCATTATTTAGAATATTGCATCTGAATTCAATAATCTAAGGTGTTTAGAGCATTCTGACCAAGTGCATCGTGACAAGTCTGAAAAAATTGAGAAAAATACAGAGGCCCTGAAAGCTGCAGAGCTTGAGTTAGATGTTTCTATTGCTGCAAAGAATGCTGATGAGGCTCGTTACGTTGAATTGGCCACAAAAGAAAAATGGTATCTTTACAAGATTGGGACATTAACTCAATTTGAAACATCATTAAGAGAACAATTGGAATCAAGCCAGAATTAAAACAGGCATCTGATTGAAGGTGTTCCAAAAATTGTGAAGAGTGCTTTCACTTTTGAGAAGTTAACTAAGCTGTTTAATGAATTTATAACTGTTGCGCTGGACGCTGACCGGATACGGTTTCTTGAGAGGTTGAAAAATGATATACCTGACTTTCCAAAGTTTTTGCCAGAGTCTCTTATATCTCAGTTGAAGCCAGATGCAGAAGATAGACTTAAAGTGCTTGGTGAAGAAATAGAACATATTTCTTTTCCTGAATTAGAGAATTTGTGTAATAATGCTGCTACATCGGTAGACGATGTTCTAAATTTGAAGTTGTAATCTGTATTGCTTGTGTTATCTGTTAATTATGTAATGTATATAAATGTTTTTTTTACTTTGCTGATGATTTTGTCAaagctttatatgtttgatttgAACAATCAAAATTATGACTAGTCATATACTGTTTGTATAATTTTTACGTCATGACGGTCGTTGATACATTCTATTGCCTGGATGTTCAGCGGATTTCTACATTATCCACTGCCATTTCAATCTTTTATTTATGATTGAACTTCTGCCACCGAGAAAAAAACTTCTCTTTTGCgggcagggatgacacacagctttgtgacatctgattaaaatccttggccggataaaaattaTGAATAATATGCCATAAGAAATTTTTCTGAATTCTTATttctttaaagaaatttttacatttatgattgcatctcatgctctaaatagttgatcaagctattcgaacatgcaatactacgcataaaatttctttaaaatcaTTGCATTCCATGTTCGTGGAATTTCTTCGCCGAAAGGCGCTGAGAGGGTGTATGACCCATTAGGATGTACCTTTACAACTTTATATGGGCCTTCCCAGCGTGGTCCTAGCTTCCCTTGTTTTTTCTGCCTACTTGCCTCATTATCTCTTAACACTAAATCCCCCTCCTTGAATTGCACATATCTTACTCgtttgttataatattttgccattttctgTTTTGCATCCGCTTGACGGATGGCGGCCATGATTCGCCTTTCTTCCAATAAATTCAAGTTTTCACGTAAGATAGATGAATTATTTTCTGTATCAAATGCCAAAATCCTTTGTGTTGGAACACGGATTACAACTGTTATCACTGCCTCGGTGTCGTATACCAAACTAAATGGTGTTTCACCCGTGCTCCGTTTTGGCGTTGTGCGGTGAGCCCACAATACATATGGCACTTCATCTACCCACTTAGTCTGACTCAAACCCAACCTAGCCTTTATGCCGGCTACAATTTCTTTGTTTGTTCCCTCAACTTGCCCATTGGCTTGTGGGTGAGCAACTGAGGTAAATGTTTGTTTGATGtttagctcttcacaccaacttctGAAGGGGTTATCTGCGAAGTGTTTACCATTGTCACTGACAATTTTATTAGGTAATCCATATCTGCACACAATATCATTCCACACGAATTTCTTTATATTCACACCAGTTATTTTTGCCAATACCTTCGCTTCAACCCACTTACTGAAGAAATCAATTGCAACAACCAAGAATTTTACATTTCCCACACTTCAATGGGcctactatgtcaattgcccatttataAAATGGCCATGCCGATGATACTAAAATTAAATCATACTTGGGTAAGCGTTGTACGGTTCCATGCCGCTGGCAGGCATCACATGTCTTAATTACGTCTATTGTATCTTTGCAAATTGACTGCCAATAATACCCTTGTCGCATAATCCGTCCAACCACAGTTCTATAACCGGAATGCTGTGCACATAATCCTTCATGCATTTCCTTGACTACATCAATTGCTTGTTGTGGTGTTAAACACCTTAAATTTGGTCCACTGAAGGATTTTCTATAAAGTATTCTGTTTTTCAGAACGTAAAGTGGGGCACTAACTCTTATCCGTCTTGCTTCAATGGCATCTGTTGGCAGTGTTCCGTCCTGCAAATATTTCACATAGGGGGTTATCCAACATGGTTCCCTTTCTTCAACTGTTGCAACCACTACCTTTTCATCAACCGATTTATCTTTTAAGACCTCCACCAAAACTTTCTTatgcaaatgatcaaatgttaatgTTGCTAATTTGCTCAAAACATCCGCCTTCTTGTTTTTATTTCTTGGTATCTGCACAACCTCTAAGGTCTCAAATTTTTTTGAGATTTTCTCAACTAATTGTAAATACTGTTTCATAGAGATATCTTTAGCTTCAAACCCTCCATTAACCTGCTATGctacaatttgagaatcaacatatgcacGCAAATGTTTTATTCCCATTTTTgacgctatgcggaggccggaaagcaatgcttcatattctgcttcattgttaGATGCATAGAAACAAAACCTCAATGCATACGTATGCTCTTCATCTTCTGGACTAGTAAGTACTAACCCTGCACCAACACCTTCCTCacttgatgcaccatcagtatgcaATTCCCAAACATGATTGCTGGCTTTAACGTTTTGCGGATGATCGACCTTTTCTGTTGTTTCTAATAAAAAATCTGCCAAAAATTTGACCTTTAACTGCATGTCAAGGcgaaaaatttatttcatattcTCCCAATTCAATTGCCCATTTTGCTAGTCGTCCTGATGACTCTGGATTTCTCAAAATATGTTTTATCGGCTGGTCTGTCATTACCAGGATTGAATGTGCTTGAAAATAACGTCTGAGTCGTCTAGCTGTGTGTGTTAAAGCATACACCAATTTTTCAATTGGTGGATAGTTAACTTCACTTTGCTGCAATTTTTTACTGACAaaaatatataggcatttgtaCTCCCTTCCGTTCTGCGATTATAACTGAACTGATGGCCTCTGCGGAAGCAGCCAAATACAAAATTGACGTTTCTCCTTCTATTGGTGCAGTTAAAGTAGGTAATTCTTTTAAGAGCTGCTTAATATCCTGAAAAGCTTTTTCTGCTTCTTCTGTCCATTTAAAATCTTTTTTGTTCAAACAACTCTTTAAAACCTTCATAAATGGTAGTGATCAATCTGCTGCTCTTGATAAAAACCTTGTCAAAGCTGCCAATCTTCCATTCAAGCTTTGGACTTCTTTCTTTGTTTTAGGAGATaccatatcttcaattgcttgaatcttTTTCGGATTAGTCTTAATTCCTCTTTCTGTAACAATATATCCTAAAAATTTGCCTTCTTCTACACCGAAAGTGCATTTTTAGGATTTAGCTTCATGTTAACACTTCTTAATGATTTGAATGTTTCAATAGTATCTCTGAGCATGATGTCTTCTGTATGACTCTTGACAACAATATCATTAACATAGGCCTCTACATTTCTGCCTATTTGACTCTTAAATGCTTTATCAATCACACATTGAtaagttgctcctgcattctttaaTCCAAAAGGCATCATGATGTAGCAAAAAATTTCATCTGGTGTGTGGAATGCTGTTTTATCTTGATCTCGAATTTCCATGGGGATTTGATGGTACCCCTTGAATGCATCCAAAAAGGATTTAAACTGATACCCACTTACAGACTCCATTTTCCAATCGATTTCTGGTAAAGGATAATTGtcttttggacatgctttatttaaATCTGTGAAGTCTACACACATCCTCCATGAATTATCTGGCTTTCTTACCATAACCGGGTTTGCTACCCATGTCTGGTATTTTACTTCCCTCAATATTCCAGCGTCCACCAATTTTTTAACTTCTTCTCTGAGAAATTTTGTTTGATCTAGAGCCATGCCTCTTTTCTTTTGACACACTGATGGGATATTAGGATTCACACCAAGCTTATGTTCAGCTACATGACGTGGTACTCCAGTCATATCAGAATCTTTCCATGCAAAAACATCCAAATTTGTGGCTAAGATTTTGTAAAGCTTTTCTTTTGTTTCTTTTGCTATTGTGTTTCCACTGGTAATTATCTGATCTGGAAATTCTGGATTTAGTGACACTGAACCATCTTCATGAACAATTGGATCAACAGCTGTTATGTTTATTTGCACAGATTCTATTGCTCTTCTCCGTTCAGCGTATAGCGTGGCAATACCAGCTGGTGTAGGAAATTTCATCATGCCATGGACCGTTGATGTTACAGCTCCAAATGTCATCATAGCTGATCGACCTAGAATGACATTATATTGTGAGTTTGCTTTAACAACTAAAAACTCGATATTAGCTGTTCGTTTGAATGGTGTTTTTTTCCAAAACTACTTCCAACATTATGCTTCCTTCTGACCATGATGGATGATTAGCAAAACTTGCTAAGGAAACAAATGTGTCCTTCAACTGCTCCTTAACTCTTTCTGGTAATTGCACAAAACAATGCTCATACATGATATCTGCTCCTGCCCCTGTATCAGTATATATTCTGCCAACAACACAGTTTGCTATTCGAGCTTCAATGACTACAGGAGCATCAGATGGATTAGTATTAAACATGAAAGGAAAAGCAATCAATTCCTGCTTccaatcttctaatacttctgccttTCTCCGTTGTCCGGCTTTCCATGAATGTATCATGTTTGCTTCAATAGGTGCTATCTGATAATTACGCCTTTTGGTGCTCTTGAAAGTTGAGTGATTCTTTAGAACGGGTGGCGCCATTTGTtgatacgattttccgtatagtggctgtaaggtaccagtacaagacaatagttgctcagcgtgtggcgtttactgttgattgttgtttgccctcgagatataatctctgcagacctggaacacagatgtaagatctgtggggtggcctcaatcaatatgtagatcaatctgtaatgatccgtctagcgtactgttgctaagcggctaatgttattTTTAGAGtgaaaagaactgtgtgagagagaaagtgtacttctctctgactaaagttcagatcagaatgatgtgaaatgtggttacccagggggtctatttataggcgtagaatgtccgaaattcacgggatacagtGTCAATCAccgaatggttctgttacgtgaagtatctggAATGTCGATAGCGTGTGCTGACATGGCTatgtgccgttcacgcgctgagttagagggcttatgcatagaatctgcctgcagggcttacgcttgacgctgggcggcctgctctACGTTGGGCGGCAAATACTGAAAACCGCCAAattttgttatcttttgtgctttttgatccatttttctgtatgaaaatggtgtttttatgcgtgtatcccctaggatacaccattagtatCTTTTGTTACTTCATATTCATTGTACTTgcctgtaattattgtatataatcATATAATGAATGTGAATTGAGTTTATCTTCAACATCATTTCaacttataagatatagataactcagcaaaagatcccaaaacaaacctaaAAAGGGATAAAGTTACTGCTTATTTTCATTAAGTCCTATAGTGCTGCCTTTAGTGTTTTCTTTataagtcataggttttgtcatcatcaaatagagggagattgttgagtccctaaaataattaaggatttaattatgacaaaacatcaATTACgtacactaaagtgttatgtgtagctagcataggtttatttatgtatagataGCATTGGTTGTTGTGTCGAGTGTCCCAATATGCTGCCCAGTCTACTAGCACAAGGTAGACAACATTCTTCAACCAGCACATGATGTGTTCCCAGCAAATCATCAAGATCAAGTGAACTAGTAGAAGAACCAGTATAGCTgatagcagcatacaacacttagacgaactatgctccattacaagcatagtggtttcctgtatggtctacatcaattgtactattcaacagaagtcgaagataaagttgaacagaaaaggatacttgtcggcggctgacaagtgaccttacaagaccacgtgggaatgcaaaagtttaacgcatgtgtAATTCTTTCTCAACGCCTAaggaacccaacattctatttgtttattcaaatagtagtgccaaaccgaattggagtgttcctgcaaatagctaccaaagaggaaagatagAGAGCAcgttctctgatgcagttgtcttcacaagtacagacatcctatgtaacagtgcacaatagattaattacatggataataggactactataaatagatGATTCCACTATTGTAATttttagtggtgtgggttttattgaatagagtccaaacgtgtaatagtTTAAAGATAACCTCTTTAGCTATATTTAGGtgcaatctgtatcaaccaactgttTATTTCGTTATCGAACAGGTATGATTCTTTGAGATTTATAATAGAATAACGTTGAAAATTACCCAAGACTCTTATttatttacttgcttgaatacatTTAACTGCTACTTTTTTTGTTTAATTaataagaattgtattcacccctatACAATActtctgttgttaatcaagggatcaACAGTCAGAAAGTCAAGAGCCAAACAAAGGGACAAGCTAATGGTAGATGGATATGTTAGGGTTCTTTCAAAGGTTATTCTCATATCAACATCGCATCCATGGGTAAGACTTTCAGAACTTCAACAATTAATTACCTTATTCTCTACAAATGTAAAAATTTTGTGACAAGAATTTTGTTTATGATCagttttggattttgacatataaaTGAATGTATTTTATAAGGATGATAGGATGATTGAATATACCATCAAGGCAATGCAAGAATGAGTATAAACCATCTTTATATCTAATATGCACCAATTGCACTAATTTTTCGACCTTATTGTCAGCTGAAAATGACTATTGAATTTTTTGTGAGTTGTATGTATATGCATCATAACAAATGAACTAATGAAGTGTGATTATGGCCAGAGCCGGAAATATTTATGTTAAAGTGGCCCCCTTTAGATTGAGGTAGTAAT
Proteins encoded in this region:
- the LOC139863960 gene encoding uncharacterized protein, whose product is MKVLKSCLNKKDFKWTEEAEKAFQDIKQLLKELPTLTAPIEGETSILYLAASAEAISSVIIAERKGLKVKFLADFLLETTEKVDHPQNVKASNHVWELHTDGASSEEGVGAGLVLTSPEDEEHTYALRFCFYASNNEAEYEVNGGFEAKDISMKQYLQLVEKISKKFETLEVVQIPRNKNKKADVLSKLATLTFDHLHKKVLVEVLKDKSVDEKVVVATVEEREPCWITPYVKYLQDGTLPTDAIEARRIRVSAPLYVLKNRILYRKSFSGPNLRCLTPQQAIDVVKEMHEGLCAQHSGYRTVVGRIMRQGYYWQSICKDTIDVIKTCDACQRHGTVQRLPKYGLPNKIVSDNGKHFADNPFRSWCEELNIKQTFTSVAHPQANGQVEGTNKEIVAGIKARLGLSQTKWVDEVPYVLWAHRTTPKRSTGETPFSLVYDTEAVITVVIRVPTQRILAFDTENNSSILRENLNLLEERRIMAAIRQADAKQKMAKYYNKRVRYVQFKEGDLVLRDNEASRQKKQGKLGPRWEGPYKVVKVHPNGSYTLSAPFGEEIPRTWNAMILKKFYA